The following are encoded together in the Hydrogenoanaerobacterium saccharovorans genome:
- a CDS encoding lysylphosphatidylglycerol synthase transmembrane domain-containing protein, with the protein MKQWIAYTKKILFNGGIFALVIYFTYRMVFSKVSLRQLGAVLSKIQIQYLVFGLLTAAFMVCAEAFNIKRNLRLLGEDKGYFKCLTYAFAGNFFSGITPAATGGQPMQLYLMCKDRIPASKGTLTLLMDLGAYQAVITGLGILGYSMCFSVIHRSLGNFIPVLWLGLILNIVLLALTFTAMFSKRFSYTLVSFATRIVGIFRKDKGANFQSKALQGVQQYQAGAKILKQNKWTYLLNSLIMLLRIIAMHSAPFWIYKAFGLSQASFFEMLALQSMLYVSCAALPFPGGAGIGESAFLLYFKEIFPSGIIGSAMVLSRVIGFYAVIAFCGIFLILIWIVRQVQNKDSVKDVKHYRQQP; encoded by the coding sequence TTGAAACAGTGGATTGCCTATACTAAGAAAATACTGTTTAACGGAGGCATTTTTGCCCTTGTTATATACTTTACCTACCGCATGGTTTTTTCAAAGGTTTCGTTGAGGCAATTAGGTGCAGTCCTTTCTAAAATACAAATTCAATACTTGGTTTTTGGGCTATTAACCGCAGCATTTATGGTTTGCGCAGAAGCCTTTAATATCAAGCGCAATCTGCGCCTTCTAGGGGAAGATAAGGGCTATTTTAAGTGCCTAACCTATGCTTTTGCAGGCAATTTTTTCAGCGGAATTACACCGGCTGCAACAGGCGGCCAGCCTATGCAGCTTTACTTGATGTGCAAAGACCGTATTCCGGCATCCAAAGGAACCTTGACTCTTCTTATGGATTTGGGCGCTTACCAAGCTGTTATCACGGGGTTGGGCATCTTGGGTTATAGTATGTGCTTTTCTGTTATTCATCGTTCACTGGGCAACTTTATTCCTGTTCTTTGGCTCGGTCTGATACTGAATATTGTTTTGCTTGCATTAACTTTTACGGCTATGTTTTCAAAAAGATTCAGCTATACATTGGTATCTTTTGCAACAAGAATTGTAGGTATTTTTCGAAAAGACAAAGGCGCAAACTTTCAAAGCAAAGCACTGCAAGGTGTACAGCAGTATCAAGCCGGTGCAAAAATTTTAAAACAAAATAAGTGGACATACCTGCTGAATTCGCTGATTATGCTGCTTCGTATCATTGCCATGCACTCCGCGCCGTTTTGGATTTATAAGGCTTTTGGGCTGTCACAGGCATCATTTTTTGAAATGCTTGCTTTACAGTCGATGCTTTATGTTTCTTGTGCGGCACTTCCGTTCCCCGGTGGCGCCGGAATTGGAGAAAGTGCTTTCTTACTTTACTTCAAAGAGATTTTTCCGTCGGGAATTATTGGCTCCGCTATGGTGCTGAGCAGAGTTATTGGGTTTTACGCAGTGATCGCATTCTGTGGCATTTTTCTGATTTTGATATGGATTGTAAGACAGGTGCAAAACAAGGATTCTGTAAAGGATGTGAAGCACTATCGGCAGCAACCTTAA
- a CDS encoding response regulator transcription factor, with amino-acid sequence MDYTILVAEDDKDILSLVKLYLESSGYRVLAAQDGEQAWELVQAEKIDLAVLDVMMPKMDGFALTQKIRETYNMPILLLTAKIEDTDKILGLNLGADDYMTKPFNPLEVVARVGANLRRFYKLNSTQCVEKEPVLLTLGELELDTEKLILRKNGTEIVITPNEYKLLAFMMKSPGRVYTKSQLCEAVNGEYYDNYENAIMVHISHLRDKIEDDPRNSCYIKNVRGLGYKIEEIK; translated from the coding sequence ATGGATTACACGATCTTGGTAGCTGAAGATGATAAAGATATTTTGAGCTTGGTAAAACTGTATTTGGAAAGCAGCGGCTATAGGGTGCTTGCAGCGCAAGATGGCGAGCAAGCATGGGAACTGGTGCAAGCCGAAAAAATTGACCTTGCCGTTTTGGATGTTATGATGCCGAAAATGGATGGGTTTGCCTTAACGCAGAAAATACGCGAAACATATAATATGCCCATTTTACTGTTAACGGCAAAAATTGAAGATACCGACAAGATTTTAGGCCTTAACTTAGGTGCCGACGATTATATGACCAAGCCTTTTAACCCCCTTGAAGTTGTGGCGAGGGTAGGTGCAAACCTGCGCCGATTTTATAAGCTGAACAGTACCCAATGTGTAGAAAAAGAGCCTGTACTTTTAACCTTGGGTGAACTGGAACTCGATACCGAAAAATTGATTTTGCGAAAAAACGGTACAGAAATTGTTATTACACCAAATGAATATAAGCTGCTTGCCTTTATGATGAAATCGCCCGGGCGCGTTTATACCAAATCGCAGCTTTGCGAGGCGGTAAACGGTGAATATTACGATAATTACGAAAATGCAATCATGGTGCATATTTCGCATTTGCGCGATAAAATCGAGGACGACCCACGAAATTCTTGCTATATCAAAAATGTGAGGGGGTTAGGCTATAAAATTGAAGAAATCAAATAA
- a CDS encoding sensor histidine kinase, with translation MKKSNKRGSIFTLLLGNYILFTFILAAILTTLLIFYVLRTVGIIENIDTTQIMNYGRTLEEKRFQEFPSERLLGAKGFILVLDQQQNIVYQSTHEYELPTFSADDIACIPQYSTTPEITVRNLTNAQGQRQIAVTVQENQSDTVAFREYILDENKRLIYKSDNLPMDTLTEVQYKLLTNDFSPEYSLLKHQFQADDGASYTMLLFGDRNVMLTAVGRAWSSFFILLALAYGTMVFFFILWLNRRIKKPLHLLCQELNSFESGKSHQATYQGPREFVEIFDSFNDMSQRLQRSEEERQHLERAKQKMLADISHDLKTPITVIQGYAKALCDGVIPPDEQTQYLQIIEQKATGLNELINTFYQYSKMEHPDYSLTLAPYDICNYLRDFVADRYAGLELTGFLLEVDIPEQHIICNIDTVQLGRAFDNIVNNSVKHNPKGTTLYFSLQPRRNCVRILLADNGIGIPDEIQQMIFEPFVVGEESRCSHGSGLGLSIAKKIVEAHHGTIQLLKPYSHYSTVYKILLPIK, from the coding sequence TTGAAGAAATCAAATAAACGGGGCAGTATATTTACACTGCTTTTGGGCAATTACATCCTCTTTACATTTATCTTGGCAGCAATTTTAACTACCCTGCTCATTTTTTATGTTTTGCGCACGGTGGGGATTATAGAAAATATTGATACCACCCAAATTATGAATTATGGTCGTACGCTGGAGGAAAAACGGTTTCAGGAGTTCCCGTCAGAACGGCTGTTGGGTGCTAAGGGCTTTATTCTGGTGCTGGATCAACAGCAGAATATTGTGTATCAAAGTACCCATGAATATGAATTACCCACTTTCAGTGCGGACGATATAGCATGCATTCCTCAATACAGCACTACACCCGAAATTACGGTGCGCAACTTAACCAATGCGCAAGGGCAGCGCCAGATAGCTGTTACTGTACAGGAAAACCAAAGCGACACCGTGGCATTTCGTGAGTACATTTTGGATGAAAACAAACGGTTGATTTACAAATCGGATAATTTGCCTATGGATACACTGACTGAAGTGCAGTATAAGCTGCTAACCAATGATTTTTCACCGGAATACAGCTTGCTGAAACACCAGTTTCAAGCAGATGACGGTGCTTCTTACACCATGCTGCTGTTCGGCGACAGAAATGTTATGCTGACAGCGGTAGGGCGTGCATGGAGTTCCTTTTTCATCCTGTTGGCGCTTGCCTACGGCACGATGGTATTTTTTTTCATCCTCTGGCTCAACCGCAGAATCAAAAAACCTCTGCACTTGCTTTGCCAAGAACTCAACAGCTTTGAAAGCGGTAAATCGCATCAGGCAACCTATCAAGGCCCCCGAGAATTTGTAGAAATATTTGATAGTTTTAACGACATGTCGCAAAGGTTGCAGCGCAGTGAGGAAGAACGACAGCATCTCGAAAGGGCCAAACAGAAAATGCTTGCAGATATCTCTCACGATCTAAAAACGCCTATCACGGTTATACAAGGGTATGCCAAAGCTCTGTGCGACGGCGTTATTCCGCCCGATGAGCAAACACAATATTTGCAAATAATTGAACAAAAAGCAACGGGACTCAATGAACTAATCAACACCTTTTACCAATACAGTAAGATGGAACACCCCGATTATTCCCTAACCCTTGCGCCTTATGACATTTGCAATTACCTGCGCGACTTTGTGGCAGACCGGTATGCCGGGTTGGAACTGACAGGGTTTTTGCTTGAGGTGGATATTCCGGAACAGCACATCATTTGCAACATTGATACCGTTCAGCTGGGGCGTGCCTTTGATAATATTGTAAACAATTCGGTTAAACATAACCCTAAGGGCACAACACTGTATTTTTCGCTTCAACCTCGTAGAAACTGCGTTCGAATTTTGTTGGCGGATAATGGTATCGGCATCCCTGACGAAATACAACAGATGATTTTTGAGCCTTTTGTGGTGGGAGAAGAGTCTCGATGCAGTCACGGCTCGGGCTTGGGGCTTTCGATAGCGAAAAAGATTGTAGAGGCGCACCATGGTACCATCCAACTGTTAAAACCTTATTCGCATTACAGTACGGTTTATAAAATTTTGCTGCCAATTAAATAA
- a CDS encoding polysaccharide deacetylase family protein has product MLLNMLFRICIVLPFCAVFLYLLLGILTTGWLRASNPFKRLPRSSQTLYLTFDDGVNPVYTPMLLDLLKKNNIKASFFILASSAKEYPQLLQRMKKDGHLVGFHSYNHRNQILQLPHQLIQDFEKSMKIFDDMGIEVAYYRPPWGHARPLGLYLCKAYQLKTVLWNVIVQDWQANTTAEILCDKLTKKVHGNAVICLHDGRGKNEAPLKTIQALADMIPKWKEEGYTFETVDCLY; this is encoded by the coding sequence ATGTTATTGAACATGCTATTTAGAATTTGTATTGTATTGCCTTTCTGCGCAGTATTTCTCTATCTTTTGCTTGGCATACTCACTACGGGATGGCTCAGAGCATCCAATCCATTCAAAAGGCTGCCTCGTTCTTCGCAAACACTGTACCTTACCTTTGACGACGGTGTAAACCCTGTTTACACGCCGATGCTGTTGGATTTGCTGAAAAAAAACAATATCAAAGCCTCTTTTTTTATACTTGCCTCATCCGCAAAAGAATATCCACAGCTGCTGCAGCGCATGAAAAAGGACGGGCACCTGGTGGGGTTTCATTCCTATAACCACCGCAATCAGATTTTACAGCTGCCGCACCAGTTAATACAAGATTTTGAAAAGAGTATGAAAATCTTTGACGATATGGGAATAGAGGTTGCCTATTACAGGCCGCCTTGGGGACATGCCAGACCTTTGGGGTTGTATCTATGCAAAGCTTATCAACTAAAAACCGTGCTTTGGAATGTAATCGTACAAGATTGGCAGGCAAATACAACAGCGGAAATTTTGTGCGATAAGCTTACCAAAAAGGTGCATGGAAATGCCGTGATATGTTTACACGACGGCAGAGGAAAAAACGAAGCTCCACTCAAAACCATTCAAGCGCTGGCAGACATGATTCCGAAATGGAAAGAGGAGGGCTATACTTTTGAAACAGTGGATTGCCTATACTAA
- a CDS encoding TMEM198/TM7SF3 family protein, with amino-acid sequence MIVYLIFSIVFGAVACFWGRKFYFPIMMLGAFVLSVMFCLGQFGFNWKGAILGVASGVILALLARFVYKAGLFILGAFGGVMLGMFIINLLPKSMGDIKWVVTAICALVLGICAVKWCDVFIMLGTSFQGAASVASSGCFLLLNIGQLKQFVYADGMFSTLAHLQDYLEHDLMAQNPALLISALFILTVLGFLFQLSQAQKED; translated from the coding sequence ATGATTGTTTATTTGATTTTTAGTATTGTGTTTGGTGCAGTCGCATGTTTTTGGGGAAGAAAATTTTATTTCCCCATCATGATGTTAGGTGCATTTGTTTTGAGCGTGATGTTTTGCCTTGGGCAGTTCGGCTTTAACTGGAAAGGCGCAATACTTGGAGTTGCCAGTGGTGTTATTCTAGCATTGCTGGCACGTTTCGTGTATAAAGCAGGCTTATTTATCCTTGGTGCCTTTGGCGGAGTAATGCTCGGTATGTTTATTATCAATCTTTTGCCAAAATCGATGGGCGATATAAAATGGGTCGTTACTGCAATCTGTGCGCTTGTTTTGGGAATTTGTGCTGTAAAATGGTGCGATGTGTTTATCATGCTGGGTACTTCTTTTCAGGGGGCGGCTTCAGTTGCCAGCAGCGGTTGTTTTCTGCTTCTCAACATCGGGCAACTGAAGCAGTTCGTTTATGCAGACGGCATGTTTTCTACCCTTGCACATTTGCAGGACTATTTAGAACACGATTTGATGGCTCAGAACCCCGCATTGTTGATTTCTGCGCTGTTTATTTTAACCGTTCTAGGCTTTTTATTTCAACTATCGCAGGCGCAAAAAGAAGATTGA
- a CDS encoding acyltransferase family protein — MGSNLKSIDFAKYIASVCVIAIHVLSSAKIDNLYVFFFVQGIARLAVPFFFCCTGYFIAQKGIENRTVVIDYIKKLCKSYLIGSLVYIPVELIKMIATNTFSKAAVLKYLQYILVQGSFLHLWYFPAVIVAIVCLHFLLKRLSIRMTCLVAACLYFIGLLGDGYYGVFRFLPQWASDTMKIYQELFYTTRNGLFFGVPFVLIGVAIAKRTRLQTMKKAYVWLVATLVAGCGEIYFLRRFQIAVDYNMTVFLVPATVFLFLTLLKMPYKIKFNSNLLRLYSTKLYEAHLLFYGLLLAALTVFQIPILKNGAVQFFVVWAASQMFAYFTARAVANRVIK; from the coding sequence ATCGGCAGCAACCTTAAGAGCATTGATTTTGCAAAATATATCGCTTCGGTTTGTGTCATTGCAATCCATGTATTAAGCAGCGCAAAGATTGACAATTTGTATGTGTTTTTCTTTGTGCAGGGCATCGCAAGGCTGGCAGTACCCTTTTTCTTTTGCTGTACCGGATATTTTATTGCGCAGAAAGGCATTGAAAACCGGACGGTAGTGATTGATTATATCAAAAAGCTATGTAAAAGCTATCTCATTGGGTCGCTTGTTTATATTCCTGTTGAGCTTATCAAGATGATTGCCACAAATACATTCAGCAAAGCAGCAGTATTAAAATACCTGCAATATATACTGGTTCAAGGCAGCTTTCTCCACTTGTGGTATTTTCCTGCTGTGATAGTTGCAATTGTTTGTCTGCATTTTTTATTAAAGCGCTTGTCTATTCGAATGACATGCCTGGTGGCAGCTTGCCTGTATTTTATCGGGCTGCTTGGCGATGGCTATTACGGCGTTTTTCGTTTTTTGCCCCAATGGGCTTCTGACACGATGAAAATTTATCAGGAACTTTTTTATACAACGCGAAACGGATTGTTCTTTGGTGTTCCTTTCGTTTTAATTGGAGTGGCAATTGCAAAGAGAACACGCCTGCAAACGATGAAAAAGGCTTATGTCTGGCTTGTTGCAACTCTTGTGGCGGGCTGCGGGGAAATTTATTTTCTGCGCCGTTTTCAAATAGCCGTTGATTACAATATGACCGTTTTTCTTGTGCCGGCAACTGTTTTTCTGTTTTTGACCCTGTTGAAAATGCCCTATAAAATAAAGTTTAACAGCAACCTTTTAAGGTTGTACAGCACCAAGTTGTATGAGGCTCATCTGCTTTTTTACGGGTTGCTGCTTGCTGCGTTAACGGTGTTTCAAATACCCATATTAAAAAACGGGGCGGTTCAGTTTTTTGTTGTATGGGCAGCTTCTCAGATGTTTGCATATTTTACAGCGCG
- a CDS encoding MGDG synthase family glycosyltransferase encodes MKVWIVTARFGQGHFSAAKAIEEEYKARGYEVIVSDIMELLYPFFSSWIYGVFNHIICRHSVIYNFLNEFGRNPKKERNQSQQVQKAFKEIQPDVILTTWSACARMLGPLPVPIYVCITDLGVHTGWIAPHVQGYFAATQDVAQKLIQMGVAKEKIHIHGIPVKKVFREINHKPKSSNKILIMGGGLGILPWVDKLLDELCEYPEINITVIAGNNRSLYRKLERKYPFVTVLGFTNEVSRYLAESDLLVSKPGGVSLFESIYAETPCVAVFPSYKHELDNAEFIQKQGIGAVVRSGESAGACVVNLLKDGDERHSYQLNMKKIKQELQAQQGEEQYVIEHAI; translated from the coding sequence ATGAAAGTATGGATTGTAACGGCGCGGTTTGGGCAGGGCCATTTTTCAGCCGCAAAAGCAATAGAAGAAGAATATAAAGCACGAGGGTACGAAGTGATTGTCAGCGATATTATGGAGCTGTTATACCCCTTTTTTTCAAGTTGGATTTACGGTGTATTTAACCATATTATTTGCAGACATTCGGTCATTTACAATTTCTTAAACGAGTTTGGCCGAAATCCTAAAAAAGAACGCAATCAATCGCAGCAGGTTCAAAAAGCATTTAAAGAAATACAGCCTGATGTAATCCTTACCACATGGTCGGCTTGTGCACGAATGCTTGGCCCTTTGCCTGTGCCTATTTATGTATGTATCACCGATTTGGGTGTTCACACAGGCTGGATTGCCCCCCACGTGCAGGGGTATTTTGCAGCAACACAGGATGTAGCGCAAAAGCTGATTCAGATGGGAGTTGCAAAAGAAAAAATTCATATCCACGGCATCCCTGTAAAAAAAGTTTTTCGCGAGATTAACCACAAACCAAAGTCATCGAATAAAATACTCATCATGGGCGGCGGACTTGGTATTCTGCCATGGGTGGATAAGCTTCTGGATGAACTGTGTGAATACCCTGAAATAAACATTACGGTAATCGCGGGCAATAACCGCAGCTTGTACCGAAAACTGGAGCGTAAATATCCGTTTGTTACCGTGCTTGGTTTTACCAATGAAGTTTCTCGTTACCTTGCAGAGTCGGATTTACTGGTTTCGAAACCGGGCGGTGTGTCACTGTTTGAAAGCATCTATGCAGAAACCCCGTGTGTTGCAGTTTTTCCGTCCTATAAGCACGAACTCGATAACGCAGAGTTCATCCAAAAGCAGGGGATTGGTGCCGTTGTTCGGTCGGGAGAGTCGGCAGGAGCCTGTGTTGTGAATTTATTAAAAGATGGCGATGAACGCCATAGCTATCAATTGAACATGAAAAAAATAAAGCAAGAACTTCAGGCTCAGCAAGGGGAGGAGCAATATGTTATTGAACATGCTATTTAG